From one Triticum aestivum cultivar Chinese Spring chromosome 4B, IWGSC CS RefSeq v2.1, whole genome shotgun sequence genomic stretch:
- the LOC123089520 gene encoding uncharacterized protein, translating to MPSGAGGKVMPKSKASFFLYGFLLYVLLPVLAVYVVALALSPLYSGSCPPADDASNAVARLAADAGAGRNASSFSSSNNVMLRSPAPMARRVGKPKPSADAAPTGLRHILFGIGASSSMWKSRREYIRVWWRPGKMRGFVWLDKPVPEYYSRNSSTGLPALKISADTSEFPYTHGAGSRSALRISRIVSESYRLGLPGVRWFVMGDDDTVFFPDNLVDVLSRYDHTQPYYIGNPSESHIQNLIFSYGMAFGGGGFAISRALAAQLARMQDGCMHRYPALYGSDDRIHACMSELGVPLTRHLGFHQCDIWGDVLGLLGSHPVVPLVTLHHFDFLQPVFPAARSRTAALRRLFDGPARLDPAAVAQQSVCYDREKQWTVSVSWGFAVVVVRGVVSPREMETPMRTFLNWYKRADYTAYSFNTRPVARNHCQRPQVYYMRRSRMERRVRRRRTNATLETTVTEYERHTPAPNVTCRWRIPDPAGLLDRVVIVKKPDPDLWKRSPRRNCCRVVSSPRNGTKLDRTMAVDVGVCRDGEFARV from the exons ATGCCCTCCGGCGCCGGTGGCAAGGTCATGCCCAAGTCCAAGGCCTCCTTCTTCCTCTACGGCTTCCTGCTCTACGTGCTCCTCCCCGTGCTCGCCGTCTACgtcgtcgccctcgccctctccccgctCTACTCCGGCTCCTGCCCGCCGGCCGACGACGCCAGCAATGCCGTCGCTCGTCTCGCGGCGGACGCCGGTGCCGGCCGCAACGCTTCTTCGTTTTCGTCGTCGAATAATGTGATGCTGCGTTCGCCGGCGCCGATGGCGCGGCGCGTGGGGAAGCCGAAGCCGTCCGCGGACGCCGCGCCGACGGGGCTGCGGCACATCCTGTTCGGCATCGGCGCCTCGTCGTCCATGTGGAAGAGCCGGCGGGAGTACATCCGGGTGTGGTGGCGGCCGGGGAAGATGCGCGGCTTCGTGTGGCTGGACAAGCCGGTGCCGGAGTACTACTCCCGGAACTCCTCCACGGGCCTCCCCGCCCTCAAGATCAGCGCGGACACGTCCGAGTTCCCCTACACGCACGGCGCCGGCAGCCGCTCGGCGCTGCGCATCTCCCGCATCGTCTCCGAGAGCTACCGGCTGGGGCTCCCCGGCGTGCGGTGGTTCGTGATGGGCGACGACGACACCGTCTTCTTCCCGGACAACCTGGTGGACGTGCTATCCCGGTACGACCACACGCAGCCCTACTACATCGGGAACCCGTCCGAGAGCCACATCCAGAACCTCATCTTCTCCTACGGCAtggccttcggcggcggcggctttgccATCAGCCGCGCGCTGGCCGCGCAGCTGGCGCGCATGCAGGACGGCTGCATGCACCGCTACCCGGCGCTCTACGGCAGCGACGACCGCATCCACGCGTGCATGTCGGAGCTGGGCGTGCCGCTCACCCGCCACCTGGGCTTCCACCAGTGCGACATCTGGGGGGACGTGCTCGGCCTGCTGGGCTCCCACCCGGTGGTGCCGCTCGTGACGCTGCACCACTTCGACTTCCTGCAGCCGGTGTTCCCGGCGGCGCGGTCCCGCACGGCCGCGCTGCGGCGGCTCTTCGACGGGCCCGCGCGGCTCGACCCGGCCGCCGTGGCGCAGCAGTCCGTGTGCTACGACCGGGAGAAGCAGTGGACGGTGTCCGTGTCGTGGGGGTTCGCCGTGGTGGTGGTGCGCGGGGTGGTGTCGCCGCGCGAGATGGAGACGCCCATGCGCACCTTCCTCAACTGGTACAAGCGCGCCGACTACACCGCCTACTCCTTCAACACGCGGCCCGTGGCGCGCAACCACTGCCAGCGCCCCCAGGTGTACTACATGCGCCGCTCGCGCATGGAGCGCCGGGTCCGGCGCCGGCGCACCAACGCGACGCTGGAGACGACCGTGACCGAGTACGAGCGGCACACCCCCGCGCCAAACGTCACGTGCCGCTGGCGCATCCCCGACCCCGCCGGCCTGCTCGACCGCGTCGTCATCGTCAAGAAGCCCGACCCCGACCTCTGGAAACGG tcTCCGAGGAGGAACTGCTGCAGGGTGGTGTCGTCGCCCAGGAACGGGACGAAGCTGGACCGGACCATGGCCGTCGACGTGGGTGTCTGCCGGGACGGCGAGTTCGCACGAGTTTAG